Proteins encoded within one genomic window of Lampris incognitus isolate fLamInc1 chromosome 1, fLamInc1.hap2, whole genome shotgun sequence:
- the LOC130113252 gene encoding uncharacterized protein LOC130113252: protein MKPVRYQKMSSLNGGHNKLSLDCLLSTSKVMYCEKCGFVSVDSTAFKKHMLDHMPTKFYCFYCNHVSYSEVDLKTHVEQHASQYQFRCQYCGLRYLRWEQLRKHIQHMHENSISQGLSEPDMIKNTSVPVSRDLQRVLRNDGTLVRPTVKIRLPPTDTSADRVDKDSDKTADTNLQNVPKVDAELLCPLNTPIQHNRALTVALPEEVSIPAGCMVELLEVKTVNGTKELKLRLVSQQENESVLRDCRSTTSQSTIVGKQLSNTLNGPNTFKSGSLGVCKVNKNQYETKHLNVQYHAVAPTNIVESATNPIKVLCGTKRTFQEMEGQSTECSSHIPTKVVRNSRNPLTEGTAGIQITAQEMLIPNGACPTAVPPKTACQLPNFQQNMGTSTSKTPLPETKNLTPECPTSISDGKVCDLNTIPQELQVAVKEEPREIITKNKTAPDVKEEAESHEYCPLGQTGHNVTLASPTLSAAVSANAQQMSFSLSHFKDKVTGDPSFMMLSTEEGCGPGFKSLIDLVSTKQLNVEGESKASDWTQSGKVQVKVFDRNVPGPEGFPVISSVFSLSQQQEEVQGSIQPLVMALRGIVMNKSNSPLKMSPDRTETTNFVSGHKEEMLTSEDFTKVITKTVPFTHEQSVTQETCDMKIGEASKCCQQTQTMNTSSFYIKDETKKFAHNSHNKCNQSATPSAPSLEAQQETVSKKTSPMEAYVCEGVSGQLANSATTEDLASSKFLTVCLKRVQVGLWKQSKKRRRSRKVSKFKMSDVAVFHPAPLKVDQLVKRPGPNQPVVVLNHPRPQLLKSGARAATVAPEVVPKCQILKMKLSKVEGRKYQVVGCTVRDFS from the coding sequence ATGAAGCCAGTGAGATATCAAAAGATGTCGTCTCTGAATGGAGGACATAACAAGTTGAGCTTGGATTGTCTATTAAGTACCTCAAAAGTGATGTATTGCGAGAAATGTGGATTTGTGTCTGTGGACTCTACTGCATTCAAGAAGCACATGCTGGATCATATGCCAACAAAATTTTACTGCTTCTATTGTAATCATGTCTCATACAGTGAGGTGGACTTAAAGACTCACGTAGAGCAGCACGCCTCCCAATATCAGTTCAGATGTCAGTACTGTGGACTGCGATATTTACGATGGGAGCAGCTTCGGAAACACATTCAGCATATGCATGAGAACTCCATCAGCCAAGGGCTCAGCGAGCCTGACATGATAAAAAACACCAGCGTCCCTGTCTCCAGGGACTTGCAAAGAGTGCTAAGAAATGATGGAACACTTGTGAGGCCAACAGTTAAGATACGACTACCACCCACTGATACATCTGCAGATAGAGTGGACAAAGACAGTGATAAAACAGCTGACACTAATCTGCAAAATGTCCCCAAAGTTGATGCAGAGCTTTTGTGCCCCCTAAATACACCCATTCAACATAACAGGGCTCTAACTGTTGCATTACCAGAGGAGGTATCAATCCCTGCTGGCTGCATGGTGGAACTTCTGGAGGTGAAAACTGTCAACGGGACCAAGGAACTGAAGCTTAGACTGGTCTCTCAACAAGAAAATGAATCAGTCTTAAGAGATTGTAGGAGCACAACCTCACAGAGTACCATAGTGGGAAAACAACTCTCAAATACATTGAATGGCCCAAACACATTCAAGTCTGGGAGTCTGGGAGTGTGCAAGGTGAACAAGAATCAGTATGAAACTAAGCATTTGAATGTCCAATACCATGCTGTTGCTCCAACCAACATTGTTGAAAGTGCCACAAATCCAATTAAAGTATTGTGTGGAACTAAAAGAACATTCCAGGAAATGGAGGGTCAGAGTACCGAATGTTCCTCACATATTCCAACCAAGGTTGTGAGAAATAGCCGGAATCCCTTGACTGAAGGAACAGCTGGGATCCAAATAACGGCTCAAGAAATGTTGATTCCGAATGGTGCATGTCCCACAGCTGTCCCCCCAAAGACTGCCTGTCAGCTGCCAAATTTTCAGCAAAACATGGGAACTTCTACATCCAAAACACCTCTGCCAGAGACCAAGAATTTAACTCCAGAATGTCCTACAAGTATTTCAGATGGGAAGGTATGTGACTTGAATACCATTCCTCAAGAGTTGCAGGTGGCTGTGAAGGAAGAACCAAGGGAAATCATCACTAAGAACAAAACTGCCCCAGACGTGAAGGAAGAAGCAGAGAGTCATGAATACTGTCCCTTAGGCCAGACTGGACACAATGTGACATTAGCCTCCCCTACCTTGAGTGCTGCTGTATCTgcaaatgctcaacaaatgtctTTTTCACTCTCACATTTTAAAGATAAAGTCACTGGAGATCCATCCTTCATGATGCTGAGTACAGAGGAAGGATGTGGCCCTGGATTTAAGTCTCTGATTGATCTCGTGTCAACCAAACAGCTTAATGTTGAGGGAGAATCAAAGGCCTCTGATTGGACCCAGTCAGGGAAAGTCCAAGTGAAAGTATTTGACAGAAATGTGCCAGGACCAGAGGGTTTCCCGGTTATCTCCTCTGTTTTTTCCCTAAGTCAACAACAAGAGGAAGTCCAAGGCTCCATTCAGCCACTTGTAATGGCTCTGCGAGGAATAGTGATGAATAAAAGTAACTCCCCTCTCAAGATGTCCCCCGATCGCACCGAGACAACAAATTTTGTCAGTGGGCACAAAGAGGAGATGCTAACATCAGAAGACTTCACCAAGGTGATAACAAAGACAGTTCCTTTCACCCATGAGCAATCTGTGACCCAGGAGACCTGTGACATGAAAATTGGTGAGGCAAGTAAATGCTGTCAACAAACTCAAACGATGAATACCAGCTCTTTCTACATCAAGGACGAAACAAAAAAATTCGCTCACAACAGTCATAACAAATGCAATCAAAGTGCCACCCCAAGTGCTCCATCCCTGGAAGCTCAACAAGAGACCGTTTCCAAGAAGACTTCACCCATGGAGGCATATGTCTGTGAAGGCGTCAGTGGACAGTTAGCGAACTCTGCCACAACAGAGGATCTTGCCTCCTCCAAATTCCTCACAGTCTGTTTAAAACGTGTTCAGGTTGGCTTGTGGAAGCAAAGCAAGAAACGACGTCGTTCCAGAAAGGTATCCAAATTTAAAATGAGTGACGTTGCAGTTTTTCACCCAGCACCGCTGAAGGTTGACCAACTGGTAAAACGACCAGGCCCAAACCAACCTGTGGTAGTGCTCAATCATCCTAGACCCCAGCTCCTCAAAAGTGGGGCAAGGGCAGCCACTGTGGCCCCTGAGGTTGTGCCAAAGTGCCAAATCTTGAAGATGAAGTTGAGCAAAGTTGAGGGGAGGAAATACCAGGTGGTTGGGTGCACTGTAAGGGACTTCTCTTGA
- the LOC130113275 gene encoding cytokine-dependent hematopoietic cell linker, which translates to MECSKRRRQNKWRDQQRYSRHNNTEDPEYHVVNDQEGAHNVHIQPARPLQANREYADRQLSRSSSKQSLCSNSSGTSDRLPRCPPRNTPFHQGPAVNRALKPTRNKVPLDKRASTVEPREQHGHLSQRSHSTLTQELVNRITSLQLQKPCRRDEWRGAETAEFRASTEDLQSCGDEAAANHTSLRYSLDLDIQCPLDKRSHQKSKWQERSSMKHRNHEWPQTRGDFDQHDFVPKEKPPQTYHHEDWYVGPCNRADAEHALHLVNEDGAFLVRDCSKNDGDEPYVLTVYHEKKVYNIKIRYIEKASKYALGTRQRENDMFDSVADIIKFHTIFPIVIINGRNTTASRLAGNCVLTCPTTKRDVEQLLGLKHVTL; encoded by the exons ATG GAATGCAGCAAGAGAAGACGACAAAACAAGTGGCGAGACCAGCAGAGATATAGTCGCCATAACAACACTGAGGACCCAGAGTACCATGTGGTCAATGACCAGGAGGGCGCACACAATGTACACATACAGCCCGCAAGGCCACTGCAGGCTAACAGAGAGTATGCAG ATAGACAGCTTTCAAGGTCGTCGTCCAAGCAGAGCCTGTGCTCAAACTCAAGT GGCACATCTGATAGGCTCCCCAGATGTCCACCCCGAAACACCCCATTTCATCAAG GTCCTGCTGTAAATCGAGCCCTGAAGCCAACCAGGAACAAGGTCCCATTAG ataagAGGGCATCAACAGTGGAACCAAGAGAACAG CATGGACATCTCTCACAAAG GTCTCACTCGACATTAACCCAGGAACTGGTGAATCGCATCACCAGCCTTCAGCTACAGAAGCCCTGCAGGAGGGA TGAATGGAGAGGAGCAGAAACT GCAGAATTCAGGGCATCCACTGAAG ATCTACAGAGCTGTGGAGATGAGGCAGCAGCCAACCATACCAGCCTTAGATATTCTCTGGATCTGGATATTCAATGTCCCCTAGATAAAAG GTCACATCAAAAAAGCAAATGGCAAG AAAGATCATCAATGAAGCATAGAAATCACGAGTGGCCTCAAACCAGAGGAGACTTTGACCAACATGATTTTGTTCCAAAGGAAAAGCCTCCACAG ACATATCATCATGAAGACTGGTATGTTGGACCTTGTAATAGGGCTGATGCTGAGCATGCCCTACACCTAGTGAACGAG GATGGTGCATTTTTGGTTCGAGACTGTTCAAAGAACGACGGCGATGAGCCTTATGTTTTGACGGTGTATCATGAGAAGAAAGTTTACAATATAAAAATTCGGTACATTGAGAAGGCCAGCAAGTATGCCCTTGGGACAAGACAACGGGAAAATGAT ATGTTTGATTCTGTTGCAGACATCATCAAATTCCACACCATATTCCCAATTGTAATCATCAATGGGCGAAATACGACGGCAAGCAGATTAGCAGGAAACTGCGTGTTGACATGCCCGACCACTAAAAGGGACGTTGAGCAACTCCTAGGGTTGAAGCACGTGACCCTCTAG